One Sulfurihydrogenibium subterraneum DSM 15120 DNA segment encodes these proteins:
- a CDS encoding cold-shock protein has protein sequence MRITGTVKWFNSKKGFGFITRDDGQGDVFVHFSAIQSRGFKTLEEGQKVEFEIAQDEKGPKAANVVRV, from the coding sequence GTGCGTATCACAGGTACAGTTAAGTGGTTTAACTCAAAGAAAGGATTTGGATTCATCACAAGAGATGATGGCCAAGGTGACGTTTTTGTCCATTTTTCAGCAATTCAATCAAGAGGTTTTAAAACTCTTGAAGAAGGTCAGAAGGTAGAGTTTGAAATCGCTCAGGACGAGAAAGGTCCTAAGGCAGCAAACGTAGTTAGAGTTTAG
- the mog gene encoding molybdopterin adenylyltransferase: protein MDKALIGVLTISDRASKGIYEDISGKAIIDYLNDVLITPFDVDYRVIPDELELIKETMIDMVDNKGCCLILTTGGTGPAKRDVTPEATEAVCEKMMPGFGELMRQVSLQQVPTAILSRQTAGIRGSCLIVNLPGKPQSIKLCLDAVFPAIPYCIELIEGPFIDTDPSKVKAFRPKK from the coding sequence ATGGATAAAGCTTTAATAGGAGTACTAACTATATCAGACAGAGCAAGTAAAGGTATTTATGAAGACATAAGTGGAAAGGCGATTATAGATTACTTAAACGACGTTTTAATAACACCTTTTGACGTAGATTATAGAGTTATACCAGATGAGCTTGAACTTATTAAAGAAACCATGATAGATATGGTAGATAATAAAGGCTGTTGTCTTATACTTACTACTGGTGGAACAGGACCAGCAAAAAGAGACGTCACTCCTGAGGCAACGGAAGCTGTCTGTGAAAAGATGATGCCAGGATTTGGAGAACTGATGAGACAAGTTTCTCTGCAACAAGTACCTACTGCTATTTTATCAAGGCAAACAGCTGGAATAAGAGGGAGCTGTCTGATAGTAAACCTTCCTGGTAAGCCTCAGTCTATAAAGCTGTGCCTTGATGCAGTTTTTCCAGCCATACCTTACTGTATTGAGCTTATAGAGGGTCCGTTTATTGACACAGACCCATCTAAAGTGAAAGCTTTTCGCCCTAAAAAATAA
- the rpsI gene encoding 30S ribosomal protein S9 yields the protein MEKTVKIDPKNSFYGTGRRKESIARVWIFPGEGKVKVRSTSGKEWDARDYFERDILMAKINHPFVVTETLGKFDVYATVKGSGKPAQAEAVMYGIAKALEAYNPSLRPALKAAGLMTRDARVKERKKYNQMGARAKYRWSKR from the coding sequence ATGGAAAAGACAGTAAAAATAGACCCAAAAAATTCATTTTATGGAACAGGAAGAAGAAAAGAATCAATTGCAAGAGTTTGGATATTCCCAGGTGAAGGTAAAGTAAAAGTAAGAAGCACTTCTGGAAAAGAGTGGGACGCAAGAGATTACTTTGAAAGAGATATTCTAATGGCTAAAATCAACCATCCGTTTGTAGTTACAGAAACACTTGGTAAATTTGATGTATATGCAACTGTAAAAGGAAGTGGAAAGCCAGCTCAAGCTGAAGCTGTGATGTACGGAATAGCAAAGGCTTTAGAAGCTTACAATCCATCTTTAAGACCTGCTTTAAAGGCTGCAGGATTAATGACCAGAGATGCTAGAGTTAAAGAGCGTAAGAAATACAACCAAATGGGTGCAAGAGCGAAATACAGATGGTCTAAACGTTAA
- the hpf gene encoding ribosome hibernation-promoting factor, HPF/YfiA family, whose protein sequence is MQVEHVGKNIELTDFIKAYTEHKLERLKNYLKDLDTSEDSVRVRVVYDFEKHRHRNRVDIDVYFNTPGGGVIHAWEESNDLYSAIDFVIDEVERQLIRLKSRRIEEKRRQAKLESLKEHTPVTPSIERPLITLEPLPSEKPMTVEDARLLLEETGAFFMPFINSETGQINVIYRKKAGNYGLIAPNV, encoded by the coding sequence ATGCAAGTAGAACATGTCGGAAAAAACATTGAGTTAACAGATTTTATTAAAGCTTATACAGAACATAAGCTTGAAAGATTAAAAAACTACCTGAAAGATTTAGACACTTCTGAAGACTCTGTTAGAGTTAGGGTTGTTTACGATTTTGAAAAGCACAGACACAGAAACAGAGTAGATATTGACGTTTACTTTAACACTCCAGGTGGTGGTGTGATACATGCTTGGGAAGAAAGTAACGACCTTTATTCTGCTATTGACTTTGTTATAGATGAAGTTGAAAGACAGCTTATTAGATTAAAAAGTAGAAGAATAGAAGAAAAAAGAAGACAGGCAAAGTTAGAATCATTAAAAGAACATACGCCTGTAACTCCTTCAATAGAAAGACCTTTAATAACACTCGAGCCTCTACCGTCTGAAAAACCCATGACTGTAGAGGATGCAAGGTTATTGTTGGAAGAAACTGGAGCATTTTTTATGCCGTTTATAAACTCAGAAACAGGACAAATAAACGTTATATACAGAAAAAAGGCAGGGAACTACGGTTTAATTGCTCCTAATGTTTAA
- the rplM gene encoding 50S ribosomal protein L13, producing the protein MKTFYLRKEDVKRDWYVIDAKGKNLGRLASLIANVLRGKHKPYFQPDVDCGDYVIVLNADKFTVTGKKLTDKEYKFHTNTPGGLKVRNLQWMIENRPTRALELAVERMLPKNKLQKRYMKRLKLYTGEDHNHTAQNPKSLEELAKLWKVL; encoded by the coding sequence ATGAAAACATTCTATCTTCGTAAAGAAGATGTTAAAAGAGACTGGTATGTAATAGACGCAAAAGGAAAAAACTTAGGAAGACTTGCTTCTTTAATAGCAAATGTTTTAAGAGGAAAACATAAGCCTTACTTCCAACCAGACGTAGATTGTGGAGACTACGTTATTGTATTAAACGCAGACAAGTTTACCGTAACTGGTAAAAAGCTAACAGACAAAGAGTACAAGTTTCATACAAACACTCCTGGTGGATTGAAGGTTAGAAATCTGCAGTGGATGATAGAAAATAGACCTACAAGAGCTTTAGAACTGGCTGTAGAAAGAATGCTTCCTAAAAATAAACTCCAAAAAAGATATATGAAAAGATTAAAGCTCTATACAGGTGAAGATCATAACCATACAGCTCAAAATCCAAAATCTTTAGAAGAGTTAGCAAAACTCTGGAAGGTATTATAA
- the pyrF gene encoding orotidine-5'-phosphate decarboxylase, which yields MKIALALDVENDKEAYKILDEIEEKVIVKVGYLLFIKYGKELVKSIKDRGFELFLDLKLHDIPNTVYNGVKASIEIGADYLTIHTLGGREMIKKAVEAKGNSNLKLLGVTILTSHSQEYVNYVKSQYSLEDLALNLAREGILNGLDGIVCSSHEVKYLKSNIDKPFLAVVPGIRLVAEKTDDQTRIATPKQAVINGADILVIGRPILQSQDKNQTIKKIKEMIDEART from the coding sequence GTGAAGATAGCCTTAGCCTTAGACGTAGAAAACGATAAAGAAGCCTACAAAATACTTGATGAAATTGAAGAAAAAGTAATAGTAAAAGTAGGCTACCTGCTTTTTATAAAGTATGGAAAAGAGTTGGTTAAAAGTATTAAAGACAGAGGGTTTGAGCTTTTTTTAGACTTAAAACTTCACGACATACCAAACACAGTTTACAACGGCGTAAAAGCATCAATAGAAATAGGAGCTGATTACCTTACTATCCATACTTTAGGTGGCAGAGAAATGATTAAAAAAGCAGTAGAGGCAAAAGGAAACTCAAATCTAAAACTTTTAGGTGTTACTATATTAACAAGCCACTCTCAAGAGTATGTAAATTACGTAAAAAGCCAGTATTCATTGGAAGATTTGGCTTTAAACCTTGCAAGAGAAGGGATTTTAAACGGTTTAGATGGTATAGTCTGCTCTTCCCACGAAGTAAAGTATTTAAAATCAAACATAGATAAGCCATTTTTAGCAGTAGTCCCAGGGATAAGACTTGTGGCAGAAAAAACAGATGACCAAACAAGAATAGCAACTCCAAAACAAGCAGTTATAAATGGAGCTGATATCTTAGTAATAGGCAGACCTATTTTACAATCTCAAGACAAAAATCAAACAATAAAGAAAATCAAGGAAATGATAGATGAAGCAAGGACTTAG
- the mutL gene encoding DNA mismatch repair endonuclease MutL produces MKIKPLPDEVVNKIAAGEVVERPASVLKELIENSLDASASLIDVYIEKAGKRLISVFDNGEGIEKQDIINAVKRHYTSKITAAEDLYSIITYGFRGEALSSVSSVSRLTITSRTKNNLHGSQLSVEGGRILSFSEVGCPVGTKVEVKDLFFNVPAREKFLKSENTENIHNVSVFVNYAIANPDKHFKLSIDSKEIYNLYPSSLKERITLIYGKSFVENLKYVEYENYLGKVYGFISLDSVKTKKSHIFVNKRPVKSPFISSIMKKKIGDNFFILFFELPPYFIDVNVHPAKIEVKFQKEKVIADMIESLLKDNLNEFKTFTVSYQELRQPKSVYPTKEGKFEIIGQIEDTFIVVYGDSFVYFIDQHVANERVMYEIILSQLRENKKIPSQRLLSPFRLDLSPKQEFVLKEINGTLETLGFKVENNSLISIPYNMQIPKAVETLYEIIESYPDITHEKVASSLSCRMSITAGDRLTLEKAQELIKNWIKTENPNVCPHGRPIYYKISIDEIKRAVGRK; encoded by the coding sequence ATGAAGATAAAACCATTACCAGATGAGGTGGTAAATAAAATAGCAGCTGGAGAGGTAGTAGAAAGACCTGCTTCAGTACTAAAAGAGCTTATAGAAAACTCCCTTGATGCATCTGCATCTTTGATAGACGTTTATATAGAAAAAGCTGGTAAAAGACTTATATCAGTTTTTGACAACGGAGAAGGTATTGAAAAACAAGACATTATTAATGCAGTAAAAAGACATTACACAAGTAAAATAACAGCCGCAGAAGACTTATACAGTATAATCACCTACGGTTTTAGAGGTGAAGCTTTATCAAGTGTATCCTCAGTAAGTAGACTTACAATAACTTCGAGGACAAAAAACAACTTACACGGTAGTCAGCTGTCTGTAGAAGGAGGTAGAATACTGTCTTTTTCAGAGGTTGGCTGTCCTGTAGGAACAAAAGTAGAGGTTAAAGACCTTTTCTTCAACGTCCCTGCAAGAGAAAAGTTTTTAAAGTCAGAAAACACAGAAAATATACATAACGTTTCTGTTTTTGTGAATTACGCTATTGCCAATCCAGATAAACACTTTAAACTCTCTATAGATTCGAAAGAGATTTACAACCTTTATCCATCTTCTTTAAAAGAGAGAATAACTCTTATTTACGGTAAAAGTTTTGTTGAAAATTTAAAGTACGTAGAGTATGAAAACTATTTAGGAAAAGTTTACGGATTTATTAGTTTAGACTCTGTTAAAACAAAAAAAAGCCATATATTTGTAAATAAAAGACCTGTAAAAAGCCCTTTTATCAGCTCTATAATGAAAAAGAAAATAGGAGATAATTTCTTTATTTTGTTTTTTGAACTTCCACCTTACTTTATAGATGTAAACGTCCATCCTGCAAAGATAGAAGTTAAGTTTCAAAAAGAAAAAGTTATAGCTGATATGATTGAGTCTTTGTTAAAAGATAACTTAAACGAGTTTAAAACTTTTACTGTTTCATACCAAGAGTTAAGACAACCAAAATCAGTATATCCTACAAAAGAAGGAAAGTTTGAAATAATTGGACAGATTGAAGATACTTTTATAGTAGTTTACGGTGATTCTTTCGTTTACTTTATAGACCAGCACGTAGCAAACGAAAGAGTAATGTATGAGATTATACTATCACAGCTGAGAGAAAATAAAAAAATTCCATCTCAGAGATTACTATCTCCTTTTAGATTAGATTTATCTCCAAAACAGGAGTTTGTATTAAAAGAGATTAATGGTACTTTAGAAACGTTAGGTTTTAAAGTGGAAAATAACAGTCTAATATCAATACCTTATAATATGCAAATTCCAAAAGCAGTAGAAACGCTGTATGAAATAATAGAAAGCTATCCTGACATTACCCATGAAAAAGTTGCATCTTCACTATCCTGTAGAATGTCTATTACAGCTGGAGACAGACTTACTTTAGAAAAAGCCCAAGAGCTTATAAAGAACTGGATAAAGACAGAAAATCCAAACGTTTGCCCCCACGGAAGACCGATTTATTATAAAATATCTATTGATGAAATAAAAAGAGCGGTAGGTAGAAAGTGA
- the moaA gene encoding GTP 3',8-cyclase MoaA: MYKMEISYLRISVTDKCNLKCFYCRPDNMEFIPHDEILRYEEIAKLVKAMTKYGLKKVRITGGEPLVRPQIENLVSLLKSIPQIEDIGMTTNGITLSHHAEKLRKAGLNRLNISIDSLKPDLFYQITKGRLEDVLEGIRVSKKLGFDPIKINAVVIKGLNEDEALDFVEFAIDYGVEVRFIEMMPLGQGSIKWEKDMVQPLEDIKRKIEEKYGTLIPSFSIGSGAARVYEIPKYKAKIGFITPISNPFCDGCSKLRLTAEGSIKLCLRTDEEIPVKEVLRYGSEEDLDRFLQKVLVAKEISNLKIKNSSYAFSDCVRVMTSIGG; the protein is encoded by the coding sequence GTGTATAAGATGGAAATATCATATTTAAGAATATCTGTAACAGATAAATGTAATTTAAAATGTTTTTACTGCAGACCAGACAATATGGAGTTTATTCCTCACGATGAGATTTTAAGATATGAAGAAATCGCAAAATTAGTCAAAGCAATGACAAAATATGGACTAAAAAAAGTCAGAATAACAGGCGGAGAACCATTAGTCAGACCACAAATAGAAAATTTAGTATCACTGCTTAAAAGCATTCCTCAGATAGAAGATATAGGAATGACAACAAATGGAATAACACTATCTCATCATGCGGAAAAATTAAGAAAAGCTGGGTTAAATAGATTAAACATAAGTATAGATAGCCTAAAACCAGATTTATTCTATCAGATAACAAAAGGAAGATTAGAAGATGTTTTAGAAGGTATAAGAGTAAGCAAAAAGTTAGGATTTGACCCTATAAAGATAAATGCGGTGGTAATAAAAGGTTTAAATGAAGATGAAGCTCTTGATTTTGTAGAGTTTGCCATAGATTACGGCGTAGAAGTTAGATTTATAGAGATGATGCCCCTTGGACAAGGGTCTATAAAATGGGAAAAAGATATGGTCCAGCCTCTTGAAGATATAAAAAGAAAAATAGAGGAAAAGTACGGAACACTAATTCCATCGTTTTCAATTGGTAGTGGAGCTGCCAGAGTCTATGAGATACCAAAGTATAAGGCAAAAATTGGATTTATAACCCCTATATCAAATCCATTCTGCGATGGCTGCTCTAAATTAAGACTCACTGCTGAAGGTAGTATCAAATTATGTCTTAGAACAGATGAAGAGATTCCTGTAAAAGAAGTTTTGAGATACGGAAGTGAGGAAGACTTAGACAGATTTTTACAAAAAGTATTAGTAGCAAAAGAAATATCAAATCTAAAGATTAAAAATAGTAGCTATGCTTTTTCAGACTGCGTCAGGGTAATGACAAGTATAGGTGGGTAA
- the argC gene encoding N-acetyl-gamma-glutamyl-phosphate reductase, with the protein MYVAIAGASGYTGAELLRILSRYKDVEINQITSRQYAGRTLKDVFPVFTKSKYENLIFREDLDFSLSDIYFLCLPHEASLELAKQLYNNGKTVIDLSAAYRIKKAEVYKDYYGFDHNYPDLLERAVYGLPEIYRDKIKTAKIVANPGCYPTSVLLGLYPLIRNKLLNQDNPIIVNALSGISGAGRHLKEDFMYPESYSNVYAYNITKHRHTPEMEDVIENISGKKISIRFTPHIIPVSRGMLSTINVFLKISKKDLKDLYYETYKNERFIRLQERPSRIKEVIGTNFCDIYVDYDEKNNIAVITSAIDNLSKGASSQAVQNLNLVLNKPENYCLEDLPLFP; encoded by the coding sequence ATGTATGTTGCTATAGCAGGAGCATCAGGATACACTGGTGCTGAGCTTTTAAGAATACTATCAAGATACAAAGATGTAGAAATAAATCAGATAACTTCAAGACAGTATGCAGGGAGAACGTTGAAAGATGTTTTCCCTGTTTTTACAAAATCAAAGTATGAAAACCTTATATTCAGAGAAGATTTAGATTTTAGCTTATCAGATATTTACTTTCTTTGTTTACCACACGAAGCTTCTTTAGAGCTGGCAAAACAGCTTTACAATAATGGAAAAACTGTAATAGACTTATCAGCTGCTTACAGGATAAAGAAAGCTGAAGTTTACAAGGATTATTATGGATTTGACCATAACTATCCTGATTTGTTAGAAAGAGCTGTTTATGGACTTCCAGAGATTTATAGAGATAAAATAAAAACTGCAAAAATTGTAGCAAATCCGGGGTGTTATCCTACATCTGTTTTACTTGGTCTGTATCCACTTATAAGAAATAAATTACTAAATCAAGACAACCCTATTATCGTAAATGCATTATCAGGAATTTCAGGAGCTGGAAGACATCTAAAAGAAGACTTTATGTACCCAGAAAGTTATTCAAATGTTTACGCCTATAATATTACAAAACACAGACACACTCCAGAAATGGAAGATGTTATAGAAAATATATCTGGAAAAAAGATATCAATAAGATTTACTCCCCACATTATTCCAGTATCAAGAGGAATGCTATCTACTATAAATGTTTTTTTAAAAATATCTAAAAAGGATTTAAAAGATCTTTACTATGAAACTTATAAAAATGAGCGTTTTATAAGACTTCAAGAAAGACCTTCAAGAATAAAAGAAGTAATCGGTACAAACTTCTGCGACATATACGTAGATTACGATGAAAAAAATAATATTGCAGTCATTACTTCTGCCATTGACAATCTGTCAAAAGGAGCTTCTTCTCAGGCAGTTCAAAATTTAAATTTAGTGCTGAATAAACCAGAAAACTACTGTTTAGAGGATTTACCTTTATTCCCATGA
- the rpoN gene encoding RNA polymerase factor sigma-54, translating into MKQGLSLKLQNKLKLTLALKQQLNIITLPKTELIQEINKELEENPFLEEVSYIQPDLNLESKEFSSYYEDDEEKDPFYKLTYKPSLYDFLQTQIDIEFDGLEKEIATQIVENVDEKGYISQDTLKEIEQKLLVDLDTVEKVRKKVMSLEPTGIGSLNFKEFLYQEYKDRYGKDKTVQEMIENNLDKINDKEYLKQKYELTDSEIEEIVENIKSLRPYPLYGYEDFEITYIEPDIFLHFTDDPEKPFKIEINDEGIPNINLVSQYKKLLNQKNLSEDAKKFLYEKLQKAVGLINGIQQRRENLQKLAQFLVDYQKDFILNGKEYLKPLTLKDVSKQVGLHESTISRLVNSKYIQTPFGVIPLKLFFSNKASKESGNISSDRVKYLIKDLIAKEDSKKPYSDNEIVELLKKQGIKVARRTVTKYREEMNIPDSRKRKKI; encoded by the coding sequence ATGAAGCAAGGACTTAGTCTAAAGCTTCAAAATAAGCTAAAGCTAACATTAGCTTTAAAACAACAGCTAAATATTATAACCCTACCAAAAACAGAGTTAATTCAAGAAATAAACAAAGAGTTAGAAGAAAATCCATTTTTAGAAGAAGTATCCTACATTCAACCTGATTTAAATTTAGAAAGTAAAGAATTCAGCTCCTACTATGAAGATGACGAAGAAAAAGACCCTTTTTATAAACTAACCTATAAGCCTTCTTTATACGATTTCTTACAAACCCAGATAGATATAGAGTTTGACGGATTAGAAAAAGAGATAGCAACTCAAATAGTAGAAAATGTAGATGAAAAAGGATACATATCCCAAGACACACTTAAAGAGATAGAACAAAAATTATTAGTAGATTTAGACACTGTAGAAAAAGTAAGAAAAAAAGTAATGAGCTTAGAGCCAACTGGTATTGGATCTTTAAACTTTAAAGAGTTTTTATATCAAGAGTATAAAGACAGATACGGAAAAGACAAGACAGTTCAAGAAATGATAGAAAACAATTTGGATAAAATAAACGACAAAGAGTATTTAAAACAAAAATATGAGTTGACAGATTCAGAAATTGAAGAAATTGTAGAAAACATAAAATCTTTAAGACCTTATCCACTTTACGGTTATGAAGACTTTGAAATAACTTACATAGAACCTGATATATTTTTACATTTTACAGACGACCCAGAAAAACCTTTTAAAATAGAGATTAACGACGAAGGAATACCAAATATAAACCTTGTTTCTCAATATAAAAAACTGTTAAATCAAAAAAATCTATCAGAAGATGCAAAAAAGTTTTTGTATGAGAAACTACAAAAGGCAGTAGGTTTGATAAACGGTATTCAGCAAAGAAGAGAAAACCTTCAAAAGTTAGCACAATTTCTTGTAGATTACCAAAAAGACTTTATACTAAATGGAAAAGAGTATCTTAAGCCTTTAACCCTGAAAGACGTTTCAAAACAAGTTGGGCTTCACGAATCGACTATCAGCAGGCTTGTAAACAGCAAGTATATTCAAACTCCTTTCGGAGTTATACCTTTAAAACTATTTTTCTCAAACAAAGCAAGTAAAGAAAGTGGGAATATTTCTTCAGATCGTGTAAAATATTTAATCAAAGATTTAATAGCAAAAGAAGACTCCAAAAAACCTTACAGCGATAACGAGATTGTAGAACTGCTAAAAAAACAGGGTATTAAAGTTGCAAGAAGAACTGTAACAAAGTATAGAGAAGAAATGAATATTCCAGATTCAAGAAAAAGAAAAAAAATTTAA
- a CDS encoding NfeD family protein, whose translation MKKVLFFILFIFNFSFADIFVGKWNDAITPTTVDYVERLVEKAEKEKAKAVILELDTPGGLDTSMREIIKIIQNTSLPFIVFVYPPGSRAASAGAIITVSADIAAMAPSTNIGSASPVSMEGKDIEETMKKKVVNDMVAFVSAIAKEKGRNAEIIQKMITESVNLPADEAVNKKVVDLIANDLNDLINKLDSKKIVKNSKEITLNLKGEKIVFVEKGFKEELLSLLSNPTVAYLLLMVGFYGIFFELYNPGSIIPGTVGLISLALALYSLNILSANWLGVILIGLGVLFLILEAITPLFGGLALAGTISILLGSIILLPSDSPYGDLSLTVIIPVVLFSAVFFFVVSYLSLKIQREKPKTGLEAMIGDTAEAVSDINKKYGKVMYHGELWNAYSDKYIPAGAAVKIVEVNGLKLKVEEKKE comes from the coding sequence ATGAAAAAAGTATTATTTTTCATTTTATTTATTTTTAATTTCTCATTTGCTGATATTTTTGTTGGTAAATGGAACGATGCTATAACTCCTACTACCGTTGATTATGTAGAAAGACTGGTAGAAAAAGCAGAAAAAGAAAAAGCAAAGGCAGTAATACTTGAGCTTGATACCCCTGGGGGTTTAGATACTTCAATGAGGGAGATAATAAAGATAATTCAAAATACTTCACTTCCTTTTATTGTTTTTGTATATCCACCCGGTTCAAGGGCTGCTTCTGCAGGTGCTATAATTACTGTATCAGCTGATATTGCAGCTATGGCACCTTCTACCAATATCGGCTCTGCTTCTCCTGTTTCTATGGAAGGCAAAGATATAGAAGAGACGATGAAGAAAAAAGTAGTAAACGATATGGTTGCATTTGTAAGTGCAATTGCAAAAGAAAAAGGTAGAAACGCAGAAATCATTCAAAAGATGATAACAGAAAGTGTAAACCTTCCTGCAGACGAAGCTGTTAATAAAAAGGTTGTTGATTTAATCGCAAATGATTTAAATGATTTAATAAACAAGTTAGATAGTAAAAAGATTGTTAAAAATTCTAAAGAGATAACTTTAAATCTTAAAGGTGAGAAGATTGTATTTGTAGAGAAAGGTTTTAAAGAAGAACTTTTATCCTTACTTTCTAACCCTACGGTTGCGTATTTACTTTTAATGGTAGGCTTTTATGGAATATTTTTTGAGCTTTACAATCCGGGAAGTATAATTCCAGGAACGGTTGGTTTAATATCTTTGGCTTTGGCTTTGTACTCTCTAAACATTTTATCTGCAAACTGGTTGGGAGTGATACTTATAGGTTTAGGTGTTTTATTTCTTATATTAGAAGCTATAACGCCACTATTTGGTGGATTGGCTTTAGCTGGAACTATTTCTATATTACTTGGGTCTATAATTTTACTTCCTTCTGACTCACCTTACGGAGATTTATCTTTAACTGTTATAATACCTGTTGTTTTATTTAGTGCTGTATTTTTCTTTGTTGTAAGTTATCTATCTTTAAAAATTCAAAGAGAAAAACCTAAAACAGGTTTAGAGGCAATGATAGGAGACACCGCAGAAGCTGTAAGCGATATTAATAAAAAGTATGGTAAAGTGATGTATCACGGAGAGTTATGGAATGCCTATTCAGATAAATACATACCAGCAGGCGCAGCTGTAAAAATAGTTGAAGTCAACGGATTAAAATTAAAAGTAGAGGAAAAGAAAGAATGA
- the rfaE1 gene encoding D-glycero-beta-D-manno-heptose-7-phosphate kinase: MINIQRARELISKFSSIKIAVVGDVILDKYLWGEVERISPEAPVPIVDVKKETLSLGGASNVANNIVSLDSTVYMIGIIGNDENGRLIENLIKEKGITPVLIKDNTRPTIEKTRVIAVSQQLLRIDREERKPIDKEIEEKLLQALREIENQVDGFIVSDYGKGVITEKIMDYIKSINKPVFVDPKPSNFHLYKGITIMTPNKKEAYEGVKAERSESLEKVGRKIMESLNIQQLLITLGSEGMALFDKDKVLRIPARARKVFDVTGAGDTVISVLALSRLAGGTWEESATISNYAAGYVVGEIGTATINRTTLLEIIESQKDV, encoded by the coding sequence ATGATAAATATACAACGAGCAAGAGAGCTTATCTCAAAGTTTAGTAGTATAAAGATAGCTGTTGTAGGTGATGTTATACTTGATAAGTATCTATGGGGAGAAGTAGAGAGAATATCTCCTGAAGCTCCTGTCCCGATAGTTGACGTAAAAAAAGAAACTTTATCTTTAGGTGGAGCCTCAAACGTAGCTAACAACATAGTATCTTTAGATTCAACAGTATATATGATTGGAATTATAGGAAACGATGAAAATGGTAGGCTGATAGAAAATCTAATTAAAGAAAAAGGAATAACTCCTGTTTTAATCAAAGACAATACAAGACCTACAATAGAAAAAACAAGAGTAATAGCAGTTAGTCAGCAACTTTTAAGGATAGATAGAGAAGAAAGAAAGCCAATAGATAAAGAAATCGAAGAAAAATTATTACAAGCCTTGAGAGAAATTGAAAATCAAGTAGATGGCTTTATCGTATCTGACTATGGTAAAGGAGTTATTACTGAAAAAATTATGGATTATATAAAATCTATTAACAAACCTGTTTTTGTAGACCCAAAACCTTCTAACTTCCATCTTTATAAAGGAATTACAATAATGACTCCAAATAAAAAGGAAGCCTATGAAGGTGTAAAAGCAGAAAGGTCAGAAAGTTTAGAAAAAGTGGGAAGAAAAATAATGGAAAGCTTAAATATCCAGCAACTCCTTATCACCCTTGGTAGTGAAGGTATGGCTCTCTTTGATAAAGATAAAGTTTTAAGAATTCCGGCTAGAGCAAGGAAAGTTTTTGATGTTACTGGAGCTGGAGATACAGTAATTTCAGTTTTAGCTTTATCAAGGTTAGCAGGTGGGACTTGGGAAGAGAGTGCTACAATTTCTAACTATGCAGCAGGTTATGTAGTAGGGGAGATTGGAACTGCTACCATAAACAGAACAACACTGTTAGAAATCATCGAATCTCAGAAGGATGTATAG
- a CDS encoding cold-shock protein yields MKVTGTVKWFDSKKGFGFITRDDNGQDIFVHFSAIQGKGFKNLEEGEKVEFEIVQEEKGPRAANVVKL; encoded by the coding sequence ATGAAAGTTACAGGAACAGTGAAATGGTTTGATTCTAAAAAAGGATTTGGTTTCATCACAAGAGATGATAACGGACAGGATATATTCGTTCACTTCTCAGCTATTCAAGGAAAAGGATTTAAAAACCTTGAAGAAGGAGAGAAGGTAGAGTTTGAAATAGTTCAAGAAGAAAAAGGTCCAAGAGCTGCTAACGTAGTTAAGTTATAA